One region of Oxalobacteraceae bacterium OTU3CAMAD1 genomic DNA includes:
- a CDS encoding Fis family transcriptional regulator: MSKESIQEVVQKSLEDYFNDLGEQQASNIYDMVVLTVEKPILEVVMTRADGNQSHAAQMLGINRNTLRKKLQEHGLL, translated from the coding sequence ATGAGCAAAGAAAGTATCCAGGAAGTAGTCCAGAAGAGCCTTGAAGATTACTTCAACGACCTGGGCGAGCAGCAGGCATCGAATATCTACGATATGGTCGTGCTGACCGTGGAAAAGCCGATACTGGAAGTGGTCATGACGCGCGCCGACGGCAACCAGTCGCACGCGGCGCAGATGCTGGGCATCAACCGCAACACCCTGCGCAAGAAACTGCAAGAACACGGCCTGCTGTAA
- the dusB gene encoding tRNA dihydrouridine synthase DusB, with amino-acid sequence MAGVTDRPFRQLCKQLGAGYAVSEMAASNPRLWATEKSSRRTDHTGEMEPKAVQIAGADPKDLADCARFNVERGAQIIDINMGCPVKKVCNSWCGSALLQNEALVREIVEAVVGAVDVPVTLKFRTGWNRENKNALRIARIAEDAGIAMLTLHGRTRADGYTGDAEYDMIAAVKQSVAIPVVANGDITTPEKAKFVLDYTGADAVMIGRAAQGRPWIFREIEHFLRTGTHLPPPYVDEVRALMDEHLRAHYAFYGDYLGVRTARKHIGWYVRDLEGGEDFRQKMNLLESTDEQLIAVDQFFESQWTYGERLQYRLPEVLQAA; translated from the coding sequence ATGGCGGGTGTGACGGATCGGCCTTTCCGTCAGCTGTGCAAACAGCTGGGGGCGGGGTACGCGGTATCCGAAATGGCGGCGTCCAATCCGCGCCTGTGGGCGACCGAGAAAAGCTCGCGCCGCACCGACCACACCGGCGAAATGGAGCCGAAGGCGGTGCAGATCGCCGGCGCCGATCCCAAGGATTTGGCCGACTGCGCCCGCTTCAACGTCGAGCGCGGCGCCCAGATCATCGATATCAATATGGGTTGCCCGGTCAAGAAAGTGTGCAATAGCTGGTGCGGTTCGGCCCTGTTGCAGAACGAGGCGCTGGTCAGGGAGATCGTCGAAGCGGTGGTCGGCGCGGTCGACGTGCCGGTTACTTTAAAATTCCGCACCGGCTGGAACCGCGAGAACAAGAACGCTTTGAGGATCGCGCGCATCGCCGAGGACGCGGGCATCGCCATGCTGACCTTGCATGGCCGCACGCGCGCCGACGGCTACACCGGCGACGCCGAGTACGACATGATCGCGGCGGTCAAGCAGTCGGTGGCCATTCCCGTGGTGGCCAACGGCGATATCACCACGCCGGAAAAAGCCAAATTCGTGCTCGATTACACCGGCGCCGACGCCGTCATGATTGGCCGCGCGGCGCAGGGCCGGCCGTGGATCTTCCGCGAGATCGAGCATTTCCTGCGCACCGGCACCCATCTGCCGCCGCCGTACGTGGACGAAGTGCGCGCGCTGATGGACGAACACCTGCGCGCCCATTATGCGTTTTACGGCGACTACCTGGGCGTGCGCACCGCGCGCAAGCACATCGGCTGGTACGTGCGCGACCTCGAGGGCGGCGAGGATTTCCGCCAGAAGATGAATCTGCTGGAGTCCACCGACGAGCAGTTGATCGCCGTCGACCAGTTTTTCGAATCCCAGTGGACTTACGGCGAGCGGTTACAATACCGCCTCCCTGAAGTTTTGCAAGCCGCATAA